One window from the genome of Amycolatopsis sp. NBC_01480 encodes:
- the ku gene encoding non-homologous end joining protein Ku, protein MRPVWQGSLAFGLVSVPVRLYKAVDDHTVHFTQFQQGTQDRIRYRRVNERTGDEVPYQEIVKGYELEDGEYVLIEQQELDEAAPGRSRSLEVERFVDLAEVDPIYFDRTYWLAPAKEDAERPYVLLVKALGQRDKAAVAKFALHGREHLALVRSGKGVLVLNTLHFAADVRDPAKEVPLLPADAKTSGKEIDMAVRLIDAMTERWRPQEYHDTYNERVRDLIDAKKAGGTVTPAAEPEEDTKVVDLFEALSKSLRDRDGRRGRSTKRGTPDLAGLSKAQLQKLAKDRDLKGRSKMTRDDLEAALKAS, encoded by the coding sequence ATGCGTCCGGTCTGGCAGGGATCTCTGGCCTTCGGCCTGGTCAGCGTGCCAGTGCGGTTGTACAAGGCCGTTGACGACCACACCGTGCACTTCACCCAGTTCCAGCAGGGCACGCAGGACCGCATCCGGTACCGCCGGGTCAATGAGCGGACTGGCGACGAGGTGCCCTACCAGGAGATCGTCAAAGGCTACGAGCTCGAAGACGGCGAGTACGTCCTGATCGAGCAGCAGGAACTCGACGAGGCGGCGCCCGGCCGGTCGCGTTCGCTCGAAGTCGAACGCTTCGTCGACCTGGCGGAAGTCGACCCGATCTACTTCGACCGCACGTATTGGCTCGCACCGGCCAAAGAGGACGCCGAGCGGCCGTACGTGCTGCTCGTCAAAGCCCTCGGCCAGCGGGACAAGGCCGCGGTCGCGAAATTCGCCCTGCACGGCCGTGAACACCTCGCGCTCGTCCGGTCCGGGAAGGGCGTCCTGGTGCTCAATACCCTGCATTTCGCGGCGGACGTGCGTGACCCGGCGAAGGAGGTCCCCCTGCTCCCCGCGGACGCCAAGACGAGCGGGAAGGAGATCGACATGGCTGTCCGGCTCATCGACGCGATGACCGAGCGGTGGCGGCCGCAGGAGTACCACGACACCTACAACGAACGGGTCCGCGACCTCATCGACGCCAAGAAGGCCGGTGGGACGGTGACGCCGGCAGCGGAACCGGAAGAGGACACGAAGGTCGTCGACCTGTTCGAAGCCTTGTCCAAGAGCTTGCGCGACCGGGACGGGCGGCGAGGCCGGTCCACGAAGCGCGGGACACCGGACCTCGCCGGGCTGTCCAAGGCCCAGCTGCAGAAGCTGGCCAAGGACCGTGACCTCAAGGGCCGCTCGAAGATGACGCGCGACGACCTGGAGGCAGCGTTGAAGGCCTCCTGA
- a CDS encoding sugar phosphate isomerase/epimerase, whose translation MAGVVDAVEGEEDVGSRERIDVAATRPAAGSARRCSAGAELAHLHIADSFNHKGSSGLRYIMNPPGTPARIHQHLDIGQGEVDWDAFFGTLRDTGFDGVATVCVFAWEERAVESSKFMLDRVTKERRVRPAGPVSR comes from the coding sequence TTGGCAGGCGTTGTCGACGCTGTCGAAGGCGAGGAAGATGTCGGATCGCGGGAGCGGATTGATGTTGCCGCGACGAGGCCCGCCGCCGGGTCGGCGAGGCGCTGCAGCGCGGGCGCCGAACTGGCGCACCTGCACATCGCGGATTCGTTCAACCATAAGGGTTCTTCGGGCCTGCGTTACATCATGAACCCGCCAGGGACGCCGGCGCGCATTCACCAGCACCTCGACATCGGCCAGGGTGAAGTCGACTGGGACGCCTTCTTCGGAACCCTGCGCGATACCGGGTTCGACGGCGTAGCCACCGTCTGCGTCTTCGCCTGGGAAGAGCGGGCCGTCGAGTCCTCGAAGTTCATGCTCGACCGAGTGACGAAAGAGCGCCGGGTAAGGCCGGCCGGGCCCGTCTCGCGATAG
- a CDS encoding endonuclease → MSGEKTIVRRLLERAGPTYAAEAGIRLADKPSPLYRLLVLSTLLSTRISSGIAVTAAKELAAGKLTTPRAMGEASWQDRVDALGRAHYKRYDEQTATALGSGAEMLLEQYSGDLRKLREEAGRDRDEIGRRLRKFSRVGPVGADIFCREAQVVWPELRPYLDKKALDGAKRVGLPQDAVKLARLVEDEDTALLAAALVRVALDRELARDVTGA, encoded by the coding sequence ATGTCCGGTGAGAAGACGATCGTCCGACGTTTGCTGGAGCGGGCCGGCCCGACCTACGCCGCCGAAGCTGGAATCAGGCTCGCCGACAAGCCGTCGCCTCTGTACCGGCTGCTCGTGCTCTCGACGCTGCTCTCGACCCGGATCAGTTCGGGCATCGCCGTGACTGCGGCGAAGGAGCTGGCGGCCGGCAAGCTGACCACACCGCGGGCGATGGGGGAGGCGAGCTGGCAGGACCGGGTCGACGCGCTGGGCCGTGCGCACTACAAACGCTATGACGAGCAGACGGCGACGGCACTGGGCTCCGGCGCGGAGATGCTGTTGGAGCAATATTCCGGGGACCTGCGCAAGCTCCGAGAGGAAGCCGGCCGAGACCGGGACGAGATCGGCAGGCGGCTGCGGAAATTCTCCCGGGTCGGGCCGGTCGGGGCCGACATCTTCTGCCGGGAGGCTCAGGTCGTCTGGCCGGAGTTGCGGCCGTATCTGGACAAGAAGGCTTTGGACGGCGCGAAACGGGTGGGGCTTCCTCAGGACGCCGTCAAGCTCGCCCGGCTGGTCGAGGATGAGGACACCGCCTTGCTCGCGGCCGCGCTCGTGCGGGTCGCGCTCGACCGGGAGCTGGCCCGGGACGTCACCGGTGCCTGA
- a CDS encoding VOC family protein translates to MTTRMIAVAFDCRQPDALAEFWRESLDYQQTERWTDNHGVTYVEVKSPGRPSLLFQPVPEVKQVKNRLHLDIAPTSIEQRDEVERLVTLGAKLVDEAEGDRWIVLADPEDNEFCVLPRR, encoded by the coding sequence ATGACTACCCGGATGATCGCCGTCGCGTTCGACTGTCGGCAACCCGACGCCCTTGCCGAATTCTGGCGGGAGTCGTTGGACTATCAGCAGACCGAACGCTGGACCGACAACCACGGCGTGACTTATGTCGAGGTGAAATCGCCCGGCCGGCCCTCGTTGCTGTTCCAGCCGGTACCGGAAGTCAAGCAGGTCAAGAACCGGCTCCACCTGGACATCGCGCCCACCTCGATCGAGCAGCGCGACGAAGTCGAGCGGCTCGTCACGCTCGGCGCGAAATTGGTCGACGAAGCCGAGGGAGACCGCTGGATCGTCCTCGCCGACCCGGAGGACAACGAATTCTGCGTACTCCCCCGCCGCTGA
- a CDS encoding SDR family oxidoreductase, with product MDPRPRDTMEDYEGRGLLEGKRALITGGDSGIGRATAIAFAKEGANVAIAYLDEHEDAEHTREKVTAAGGKCVLLPGDLGKPRHCAEVVADAVRYLGGLDLLVNNAATQWPVDRPEDLSEEQWLHTFDVNMHSYFRVTQAALPHLGEGAAIVNTGSVNGLRGNKTLIDYSATKGAIHAWTYAMAQALAGRGVRINCVAPGPVWTPLIPSTFPPEKVEKFGSQAPFERAAHPDDLAPSYVFLAANRLSSYYSGEIIAPLGGETLPG from the coding sequence ATGGACCCCCGGCCGCGGGACACCATGGAGGACTACGAGGGCCGCGGGTTGCTCGAGGGGAAACGTGCGCTGATCACCGGCGGTGATTCCGGAATCGGGCGCGCGACCGCGATCGCCTTCGCCAAGGAGGGCGCGAACGTCGCCATCGCGTACCTCGACGAGCACGAGGACGCCGAGCACACCCGGGAAAAGGTGACGGCCGCGGGCGGGAAATGCGTGCTGCTGCCGGGTGATCTCGGCAAGCCGCGGCACTGCGCGGAGGTCGTCGCCGACGCGGTGCGGTACCTCGGCGGGCTGGACCTGCTGGTGAACAACGCGGCGACCCAGTGGCCGGTCGATCGGCCCGAGGATCTCAGTGAAGAGCAGTGGCTCCACACCTTCGACGTGAACATGCACAGCTACTTCCGGGTGACCCAGGCCGCGCTCCCCCACCTCGGCGAGGGCGCCGCGATCGTGAACACCGGTTCGGTGAACGGCTTGCGCGGCAACAAGACCCTGATCGACTACTCGGCGACCAAGGGCGCCATCCACGCCTGGACGTACGCCATGGCACAGGCACTGGCCGGCCGCGGGGTGCGGATCAACTGCGTGGCGCCGGGTCCGGTGTGGACACCGCTGATCCCCTCGACCTTCCCACCGGAGAAGGTGGAGAAGTTCGGCTCGCAAGCGCCCTTCGAACGAGCCGCGCATCCCGACGACCTGGCACCGTCCTATGTGTTCCTCGCCGCCAACCGGCTTTCTTCGTACTACAGCGGCGAGATCATCGCACCGCTCGGCGGCGAGACCCTGCCAGGCTAG
- the nrfD gene encoding NrfD/PsrC family molybdoenzyme membrane anchor subunit, with product MVAPAEFTSYYGRPILKEPAWKQPDVPLYLFLGGMAGSSASISVLADLTRRPGLARVGRLAAAGGAVASVVALIHDLGRPTRFLHMLRVLKPTSPLSVGSWILAPFSGLASVAAGSAETGLLKPIGTLAGIAAGVAGPAMCTYTAVLLADTATPSWHEGRRLLPVLFAGSAVTSGAGISLIAAPKAETGPVVRAALAGAAAELVAAHQLEHSLGLVSEPYRTGRAGKLLKAARGLTVTAAGLSLAARRSKAAAVASGAAYLAAGLCTRFGVYQAGVESARDPKYVVVPQRARLDGQ from the coding sequence ATGGTCGCGCCGGCCGAGTTCACCTCTTACTACGGCCGGCCGATTCTCAAGGAGCCGGCGTGGAAGCAGCCCGACGTGCCGCTGTACCTGTTCCTGGGCGGCATGGCCGGCTCTTCGGCGTCGATCTCGGTGCTGGCGGACCTGACCAGGCGCCCCGGGCTGGCGCGCGTCGGGCGGCTGGCGGCGGCCGGCGGCGCGGTGGCGAGTGTGGTGGCGCTGATCCACGACCTGGGGCGGCCGACGCGGTTCCTGCACATGCTGCGGGTGCTGAAGCCGACCTCGCCGCTCTCGGTGGGCTCATGGATCCTCGCACCGTTCTCGGGCCTGGCGTCGGTGGCCGCGGGATCCGCCGAAACCGGGCTGCTGAAGCCGATCGGCACACTCGCCGGAATCGCGGCGGGCGTGGCCGGACCGGCGATGTGCACCTACACCGCCGTGCTGCTGGCCGACACCGCCACGCCGTCGTGGCACGAGGGCCGGCGCCTGCTGCCGGTGCTGTTCGCGGGCAGCGCGGTGACCAGTGGCGCGGGGATCTCGCTGATCGCGGCGCCGAAAGCCGAGACCGGGCCGGTCGTGCGGGCCGCGCTGGCCGGCGCGGCGGCGGAACTCGTGGCCGCGCACCAGCTGGAGCACAGCCTCGGCCTCGTGTCCGAGCCTTACCGCACCGGCCGCGCGGGCAAGCTCCTCAAGGCCGCCCGCGGGCTGACCGTCACGGCTGCCGGGCTGTCACTGGCCGCCCGGCGGAGCAAGGCCGCTGCCGTGGCGAGCGGGGCCGCGTACCTGGCGGCCGGGCTGTGCACCCGGTTCGGCGTGTACCAGGCCGGCGTGGAGTCGGCTCGCGACCCGAAGTACGTCGTGGTGCCGCAACGCGCCCGTCTCGACGGTCAGTGA